One window of the Rosa rugosa chromosome 3, drRosRugo1.1, whole genome shotgun sequence genome contains the following:
- the LOC133740053 gene encoding guanine nucleotide-binding protein-like NSN1, producing the protein MVKRSKKSKSKRVPLKKKYKVIRKVKEHHKKKAKDAKKLGFQRKKVEKDPGIPNDWPFKEQELKALEARRARVIDEIEQKKAARKERAQKRKLGELEDDDDEDSKLDEVLEEKSTDDTIGFAKNRDSSDRAFYKELVKVIEASDVILEVLDARDPLGTRCVDMEKMVRKSGPNKHLVLLLNKIDLIPREAVEKWLTYLREELPAVAFKCSTQEQKSNLGWKSSSKKSKPSNLLQTSDCLGAETLLKLLKNYSRSHEIKKSITVGIIGLPNVGKSSLINSLKRCRVVNVGSTPGLTRSLQEVQLDNNVKLIDCPGVVMLKSTENDASIALRNCKRIEKLEDPIAPVREILKLCPARLLVSIYKLPSFDTVDDFLQKVATVRGKLKKGGVVDIGAAARIVLHDWNEGKIPYYTMPPARSQEEPSEAKIVSKLGKELNIDEVYNGESSFIGSLKSVNDFHPVEVPPSCPLNFDEDMEENKRPSSQANGSPKDMVDADDDQSMAVEEDDSGKAKEKTATKTSRQNEKLYAAEGMLNTRKKKAEKKMRKKAKSASTDAMEDDYDFKVDYIKKGSAMDVGDGIGGKDDGQIIGKVPMSGIGFDEPEEE; encoded by the exons ATGGTAAAGAGAAGCAAAA AGAGCAAAAGCAAGAGAGTGCCTCTGAAGAAGAAGTACAAGGTGATAAGGAAGGTGAAGGAGCACCACAAGAAGAAGGCCAAGGACGCCAAGAAGCTCGGCTTCCAGCGCAAGAAGGTCGAGAAGGACCCAGGTATCCCTAACGACTGGCCTTTCAAGGAGCAGGAGCTCAAGGCCCTCGAAGCTCGCCGCGCTCGTGTCATCGATGAAATCGAGCAGAAGAAAGCTGCCCGCAAAGAAAGG GCTCAGAAGAGGAAGCTGGGAGAGTTAGAGGATGACGATGACGAGGACTCCAAGTTGGATGAAGTACTAGAGGAAAAGAGTACTGATGACACCATTGGGTTTGCTAAGAATAGGG ATAGCTCAGATAGGGCTTTCTACAAGGAGTTGGTTAAAGTTATTGAAGCATCAGATGTCATTTTGGAGGTTCTTGATGCTCGAGATCCCCTGGGTACACGATGTGTTGATATGGAAAAGATGGTGAGGAAGTCGGGTCCTAATAAGCATCTTGTGTTACTTCTTAACAAAATCG ATCTTATCCCACGTGAAGCTGTTGAGAAGTGGCTCACTTATCTTAGGGAGGAGTTGCCAGCTGTTGCCTTCAAATGCAGCACCCAAGAACAAAAATCAAACTTAGGGTGGAAATCGTCCTCTAAAAAATCAAAACCTAGCAACCTTTTGCAGACAAGTGACTGTCTAGGAGCTGAAACTCTTCTTAAATTGTTGAAGAACTATTCAAGAAGTCATGAG ATCAAGAAGTCGATTACAGTGGGTATTATTGGCCTACCTAATGTTGGTAAGAGTAGTCTCATTAACAGTTTGAAGAGATGCCGTGTCGTCAATGTTGGTTCCACTCCAGGGTTAACAAGATCACTACAAGAAGTCCAGTTGGATAATAATGTCAAATTGATAGATTGCCCTGGTGTTGTAATGCTCAAATCTACAGAAAATGATGCCTCTATAGCTCTTCGAAATTGCAAAAGAATTGAGAAGTTAGAGGATCCAATTGCTCCAG TGAGGGAAATTTTGAAGCTCTGCCCAGCCAGATTGTTGGTATCTATATACAAGCTCCCAAGCTTTGATACCGTTGATGACTTTCTGCAGAAGGTGGCTACTGTTAGGGGTAAGCTGAAAAAGGGTGGTGTTGTAGATATTGGAGCTGCAGCCAGAATTGTTCTGCATGACTGGAATGAGG GTAAAATTCCGTACTACACTATGCCCCCAGCTAGGAGTCAAGAAGAACCTTCAGAGGCGAAAATTGTTTCAAAGCTGGGCAAGGAGTTGAACATTGACGAAGTATACAATGGAGAATCTTCATTCATTGGAAGCCTCAAATCTGTTAATGATTTCCATCCTGTTGAAGTTCCTCCCAGTTGCCCACTCAATTTTGATGAGGATATGGAAGAG AATAAAAGACCATCAAGTCAAGCTAATGGAAGTCCTAAGGATATGGTTGATGCAGACGATGACCAGTCCATGGCAGTTGAAGAGGATGATTCAGGCAAGGCAAAAGAAAAGACGGCTACCAAAACTAGCAGGCAGAATGAGAAATTGTATGCAGCTGAAGGTATGCTTAAtacaaggaagaagaaagcagagaagaagatgaggaaAAAGGCCAAATCAGCTTCCACGGATGCTATGGAAGATGATTATGATTTTAAAGTTGATTACATCAAGAAGGGATCTGCCATGGATGTTGGTGATGGCATTGGGGGAAAAGATGACGGTCAAATTATTGGAAAGGTACCTATGTCTGGTATTGGATTTGATGAACCGGAGGAAGAATGA
- the LOC133740238 gene encoding linoleate 13S-lipoxygenase 2-1, chloroplastic-like → MMMMKPQLQKPPSSSARSSPLLPLKPGSSAILSSPSFVNILPAHGHTKHHLSKKFNRIRASGEVKATTATTTGLDQKDTAVTVKAVVTVQETAANILSTLSLTAPLDALTDFAGKTFLLELVSVQLDHKTGLGKETIKGYAHKVNQKETIVTYESVLTIPAGFGDIGAVQVENEHHEEAYIKSIEISCFPNVTSVSVPCNSWTHSKYDNKQKRIFFTNKSYLPSETPSGIKRLREEELQLLRGNGEGERKASERIYDYDTYNDLGDPDSKDELARPVLGGKDHPYPRRCRTGRPRTKKDPLSEERSSSVYVPRDEAFSELKQLTFSTKTLKSVLHALLPQLEITLVDPELGFPDFTAIDSLFNEGVTLPKPTASGFFQSIIPRLVEAISDGQDDLLLFETPEILDRDKFSWFEDEEFSRQTLAGLNPYSIELVTEWPLKSKLDPEIYGPAESLITTELVEKEIRCFMTVDEALKRKKLFILDYHDLLMPYVNKVREVEGTTLYGSRTIFFLTENGTLRPVAIELTRPPIGDKPQWKEVFTPTWDATGCWLWRLAKAHVCAHDSGYHQLVIHWLRTHCCTEPYIIAANRQLSAMHPIYRLLHPHFRYTMEINALARESLINAGGAIETCFSPAKYSNELSSAAYNQLWRFDMEALPADLIKRGMAVEDPTAEHGVKLTIEDYPFANDGLILWDAIKEWVGDYVNHYYPDPTLVESDNELQAWWTEVRTKGHADKKDEPWWPVLKTPEDLIHTLTTIIWVTAGHHAAVNFGQYMYAGYFPNRPTIARSNMPTEDPNDDLFKVFLKKPEAALLRSFPSQIQATKVMALLDVLSNHSPDEEYIGGNVESSWAENPVIKAAFERFNGNLKKLEGIIDERNTNMKLKNRVGAGVVPYELLKPFSESGVTGKGVPNSISI, encoded by the exons atgatgatgatgaagcctCAGCTGCAAAAACCACCCTCCTCCTCTGCTAGATCTAGTCCTCTCTTACCACTAAAACCTGGCAGCTCCGCCATTCTGAGCAGCCCTTCCTTCGTCAACATCCTTCCTGCACACGGCCACACAAAGCACCACTTGAGCAAAAAATTTAATCGCATCCGAGCCTCCGGTGAAGTAAAGGCAACGACGGCAACCACCACAGGGTTGGATCAAAAGGATACTGCAGTCACAGTAAAGGCAGTGGTTACGGTGCAAGAAACAGCGGCAAACATCCTCTCCACCCTTAGCTTGACTGCACCGCTCGACGCCCTCACCGATTTCGCTGGCAAAACCTTTCTTCTCGAGCTTGTCAGCGTTCAACTTGACCACA AGACTGGGTTGGGGAAAGAAACAATAAAGGGGTATGCACACAAAGTGAACCAAAAAGAGACGATCGTCACATACGAGAGTGTGCTGACGATCCCAGCGGGTTTCGGGGATATCGGAGCGGTTCAGGTTGAGAATGAGCACCACGAGGAGGCTTACATCAAGAGTATCGAGATCTCCTGCTTCCCAAATGTCACCTCTGTTAGTGTTCCATGTAATTCATGGACTCATTCCAAGTATGACAATAAGCAAAAGAGAATCTTTTTCACCAACAAG TCTTACTTACCATCAGAGACACCAAGTGGGATCAAGAGGCTAAGAGAAGAGGAGCTGCAACTTCTGCGAGGAAATGGCGAGGGTGAAAGGAAAGCATCTGAAAGGATTTACGATTATGATACATACAATGATCTTGGAGACCCGGATAGCAAAGACGAGTTGGCTAGGCCTGTCCTTGGTGGAAAAGACCACCCGTACCCTAGGCGCTGCAGAACTGGACGACCACGCACTAAAAAGG ATCCATTATCCGAGGAAAGAAGCAGCAGCGTGTATGTGCCAAGAGATGAAGCGTTTTCAGAGTTGAAACAGCTCACATTCTCTACAAAGACCCTGAAATCTGTGCTGCACGCATTGCTTCCTCAACTTGAGATAACACTTGTTGATCCAGAGCTAGGATTTCCCGACTTCACAGCCATAGATTCATTGTTCAATGAAGGAGTCACATTGCCTAAGCCAACAGCTAGTGGCTTTTTTCAGTCAATCATCCCAAGGCTAGTCGAGGCAATTAGCGATGGACAAGATGATCTCTTGCTCTTTGAGACCCCTGAAATACTTGATC GTGATAAATTTTCTTGGTTCGAAGATGAAGAATTTTCTAGGCAAACTCTAGCTGGTCTTAATCCATATAGCATAGAGCTAGTTACG GAATGGCCATTGAAAAGTAAACTTGACCCCGAGATTTATGGCCCAGCTGAATCATTGATCACCACAGAACTGGTGGAGAAGGAAATCAGATGCTTTATGACTGTCGATGAG GCCTTAAAAAGAAAGAAGctctttattttggattatcaTGATCTGCTCATGCCTTATGTGAACAAAGTGAGAGAGGTTGAAGGAACCACACTGTATGGTTCTCGGACAATTTTCTTCCTCACTGAGAATGGCACACTGAGGCCTGTTGCCATTGAACTCACTCGACCACCCATTGGTGACAAGCCCCAATGGAAGGAAGTGTTTACCCCAACATGGGATGCCACTGGTTGCTGGCTTTGGAGGCTTGCGAAAGCCCATGTTTGTGCTCATGATTCGGGCTATCATCAACTTGTCATCCACTG GCTGAGGACTCATTGTTGTACAGAACCATACATAATTGCAGCTAATCGACAACTAAGTGCAATGCATCCCATCTATAGGCTTCTACATCCTCATTTCCGTTATACAATGGAAATCAATGCTCTGGCTCGAGAAAGCCTCATTAATGCAGGTGGAGCCATTGAGACCTGCTTCTCACCAGCAAAGTACTCAAATGAGCTCAGTTCTGCTGCTTACAACCAGCTTTGGCGCTTTGACATGGAAGCTTTGCCTGCAGATCTAATCAAAAG GGGAATGGCAGTTGAAGATCCTACAGCTGAGCATGGTGTGAAGCTAACAATTGAAGACTACCCATTTGCAAATGATGGTCTCATTCTGTGGGATGCCATTAAGGAGTGGGTGGGTGACTATGTGAACCACTATTATCCAGACCCAACTCTTGTTGAATCTGATAACGAGCTTCAAGCTTGGTGGACAGAAGTTAGAACGAAAGGCCATGCAGACAAAAAAGATGAACCATGGTGGCCTGTTTTGAAAACCCCAGAAGATCTCATTCATACTTTGACAACTATAATTTGGGTTACAGCTGGACATCATGCTGCAGTGAACTTTGGTCAGTACATGTATGCCGGATACTTCCCGAACCGGCCTACAATAGCTCGAAGCAACATGCCAACCGAAGATCCAAACGACGATCTTTTCAAGGTATTTTTGAAGAAACCAGAAGCTGCATTGCTGAGGAGCTTCCCCTCACAGATTCAAGCAACAAAAGTGATGGCTCTCTTGGATGTATTATCGAACCATTCACCCGATGAGGAGTACATTGGTGGGAATGTGGAGTCATCTTGGGCTGAAAACCCGGTGATAAAGGCAGCTTTCGAGCGGTTCAATGGCAATTTGAAGAAGCTAGAAGGAATTATTGATGAGAGGAACACCAATATGAAGCTGAAAAACAGAGTCGGAGCAGGGGTTGTTCCATATGAGCTTTTGAAGCCATTCTCAGAATCAGGGGTCACAGGAAAGGGAGTTCCCAACAGCATCTCCATCTAA
- the LOC133737713 gene encoding uncharacterized protein LOC133737713, translated as MDGFRDVVDVCGLHDMQFSGPKFTWKGIRGGMEVRVRLDRFLASIRWMDCFPKSRVIHLKPCTSDHLPILMEVREARARRKRKKKRFCFEECWLRDEECKRVVERGWESVSGSDPFAKVCNKISNTRSLLMEWSNTSYGSLKEEIEKTGAQLAIFFDESLSAPPTEVSMQATEDERTKLKQVFWRQRAKVFWLSDGDLNTKFFHQYTSNRRRKNQIKGLYNEEGVWCTTDEELEHVVLNYFGKLFTSSNPSTIHEVVSMVPSFVSEELNNRLTKEITYKEVYDALKQMHPSKAPGPDGFSPCFYQHFWPVVGGDVVDAIRSFLEEDELIRQLNCTHVTLIPKVKKPETMSHLRPISLCNVLYKIGSKVIANRLKPLLQNFISPYQSAFVPGRLISDNSLVAYEIAHFLKRRRDGKVGFGALKLDMSKAYDRVEWPFLEAILFQMGFHTSRNIPLEKQEALATILGVSRVDKHESYLGLPMDVSYSKMEAFGFLLEKIKHKIQGWRQKTLSQAGKEVLLKSVVKSVPTYVMSCFQLPMQLCNEIHQLMARFWWGSKEEEKKIHWLAWERLCIPKGEGGMGFRDLVSFNLSLLAKQGWMLITNPESIAARLFKAKYFPNSDFMQAEVGQDMSYTWRSILAGREVLARGLRYQIGSGTNVSVWEDPWLPLPYNFKPFSTPMVGTEDWLVSDLIDSEQQEWIQPVIEELFTEREMEIILGIPLSLRPVGDRKVWHYDKKGLFNVKSGYYVARKLETHTKAASSSAGVRSEANKVWKAVWRARVPPKVKSFVWRLLRGILPTRDALRKKVRIENPCCLFCNKEVETDVHVFKKCVALECFWSACNVGFRPSTQPGTWVQTWISEVVNSCTKAQVDKFFTCLWVIWSERNHIAWKGGCFNAWNMAAWAAHWLEEFQKVHPHESKGGRRPKARWLCPPRGRLKVNMDGAYRSESGQYGLGVVARDGDGTCMAALARPLSFVTSPLHVEAEAVRAGLLLAIH; from the exons ATGGATGGGTTCAGGGACGTTGTGGATGTTTGTGGTTTGCATGACATGCAATTTTCAGGCCCTAAGTTTACCTGGAAGGGAATTAGAGGTGGTATGGAGGTTAGAGTCAGATTAGACCGTTTTCTTGCTTCCATAAGGTGGATGGACTGTTTTCCTAAGTCCCGGGTTATTCACCTAAAACCATGCACTTCTGACCATCTCCCCATTCTTATGGAGGTTAGGGAGGCTAGGGCaaggaggaaaagaaagaagaaacggTTCTGTTTTGAGGAGTGCTGGCTTCGAGATGAGGAGTGCAAGAGGGTGGTGGAAAGGGGGTGGGAATCCGTATCGGGTTCGGACCCGTTTGCGAAAGTTTGTAATAAGATAAGCAACACGAGGAGCCTGCTTATGGAATGGAGTAATACCAGTTATGGTAGTTTGAAGGAGGAGATCGAGAAGACTGGGGCACAACTTGCAATTTTCTTTGATGAGTCATTGTCAGCTCCGCCTACTGAGGTCAG TATGCAAGCAACAGAAGACGAAAGAACCAAATTAAAACAAGTTTTTTGGAGGCAAAGGGCAAAAGTGTTTTGGCTTTCTGATGGGGACCTTAATACTAAGTTTTTTCATCAGTATACAAGCAACAGAAGACGAAAGAACCAAATTAAGGGGCTTTACAATGAGGAGGGGGTATGGTGCACTACAGATGAAGAACTAGAACATGTTGTACTTAATTATTTTGGGAAGTTGTTCACGTCTTCCAATCCTTCTACTATTCATGAGGTGGTTAGTATGGTGCCTTCTTTTGTTTCTGAGGAGTTAAATAACAGGTTGACTAAAGAGATCACGTATAAGGAGGTGTATGATGCACTCAAACAAATGCATCCATCTAAAGCCCCGGGGCCGGATGGGTTCTCACCTTGCTTTTACCAGCATTTTTGGCCGGTGGTGGGTGGTGATGTGGTTGATGCCATTCGGTCTTTCTTGGAAGAAGATGAGTTAATTCGACAGCTCAATTGTACGCATGTGACTCTTATACCGAAGGTCAAAAAACCGGAAACTATGAGTCACTTGCGGCCTATTAGTTTGTGTAATGTGTTGTATAAGATTGGGTCTAAGGTGATTGCTAATAGATTGAAGCCACTACTGCAGAATTTCATTTCGCCTTATCAGAGTGCATTTGTTCCCGGGAGGCTTATTTCTGATAATTCATTGGTTGCGTATGAGATTGCACATTTCTTGAAGCGTCGTAGAGATGGTAAAGTGGGTTTTGGAGCGTTGAAACTGGATATGAGTAAGGCGTATGATCGAGTGGAGTGGCCTTTTCTTGAGGCTATTTTGTTTCAGATGGGATTTCATACAAG TCGTAATATCCCATTGGAGAAACAAGAAGCTCTTGCAACTATTCTTGGGGTCAGTAGAGTGGATAAGCATGAATCTTATCTTGGGCTTCCTATGGATGTTAGTTATTCCAAGATGGAAGCTTTCGGCTTTCTACTTGAGAAGATAAAGCACAAGATTCAGGGTTGGCGTCAGAAGACGTTGAGTCAAGCTGGGAAAGAGGTCTTGTTGAAGTCAGTAGTGAAATCTGTACCTACATATGTAATGAGCTGCTTTCAACTGCCCATGCAACTTTGTAATGAGATCCATCAACTCatggcaaggttttggtggggatcgaaggaggaggagaagaagatacATTGGTTGGCATGGGAGAGATTGTGCATACCAAAGGGTGAAGGAGGAATGGGATTTCGAGATTTAGTTTCTTTCAATCTTTCGTTACTTGCTAAACAAGGGTGGATGCTCATCACCAATCCGGAGTCTATTGCTGCGCGGTTGTTCAAAGCTAAGTATTTTCCAAATTCAGATTTTATGCAGGCGGAGGTTGGACAGGATATGTCGTATACGTGGCGGAGTATCCTGGCTGGCAGGGAGGTGTTAGCTCGAGGTCTTAGGTATCAGATTGGTAGTGGTACTAATGTTTCTGTGTGGGAGGACCCTTGGTTGCCACTGCCTTATAATTTTAAGCCGTTCTCCACACCCATGGTGGGTACAGAAGATTGGTTGGTGAGTGATCTCATTGATTCAGAACAGCAAGAATGGATTCAACCTGTAATTGAAGAGTTGTTTACAGAAAGGGAGATGGAGATAATCTTGGGAATTCCTTTGAGTTTGAGGCCGGTTGGGGATCGAAAGGTGTGGCACTACGACAAGAAGGGACTCTTTAATGTTAAGAGTGGCTATTATGTAGCTAGGAAGCTAGAGACACATACAAAGGCTGCGTCATCGTCTGCCGGAGTGAGGAGTGAAGCTAATAAGGTCTGGAAGGCGGTTTGGAGAGCCAGGGTTCCACCAAAAGTGAAGAGTTTTGTGTGGAGATTGCTACGGGGTATACTGCCTACACGAGATGCACTTCGTAAGAAGGTACGTATTGAAAATCCTTGTTGCTTATTTTGTAACAAGGAGGTGGAGACTGATGTGCATGTGTTCAAGAAATGTGTAGCGTTGGAGTGTTTCTGGTCTGCATGTAATGTTGGCTTTAGACCAAGTACGCAGCCAGGAACATGGGTACAGACTTGGATTAGTGAGGTGGTTAATTCATGCACTAAGGCTCAGGTGGACAAGTTTTTTACGTGTCTTTGGGTTATATGGAGTGAAAGAAATCACATTGCATGGAAGGGTGGGTGTTTTAATGCATGGAACATGGCTGCATGGGCAGCTCATTGGTTGGAGGAATTCCAGAAGGTACACCCTCATGAGTCTAAGGGTGGGAGAAGGCCAAAGGCTAGATGGTTGTGCCCACCACGTGGGCGGCTGAAAGTCAACATGGATGGGGCTTATCGTAGTGAGTCTGGGCAGTATGGTTTGGGTGTGGTAGCAAGGGATGGTGATGGGACTTGTATGGCTGCTTTAGCAAGACCCCTATCTTTTGTTACCTCTCCATTGCATGTGGAAGCAGAAGCTGTCCGTGCTGGGCTCTTGTTAGCCATACATTAG